The sequence AATCTTGTCTGTTTTGAACAGCAACTGCCGTAGCATGTACTGCACCAGCGCCTGCTCGTCTTCCGGGTTATGCTCCTTGGTTGAGCAGTAAGCCCGAATCGTTTCATCGGGTTTCAGCACCTCCTTGTAGGTTTTCCGCAGAAAAGCGAGGTCATCGGCAAACGAGATACCGCGCCGCACCAGCTCATTCTGCAAGGGCTCGTGTTCGGCCAACGCCCGAATGATGCTGTTCTGGCTCAGGTCTGACTCGTACGTGAGCGGGGTTTCGTCGGGGTCTGGAAACTGCCGCTCGCGATCGAGGCGCGAGACGTGTCCATACTCAACCAGCAACTGCAATACCCGCAGGTAATCGCTGTAGATGTCTTTGACCGCTTCCAGCAGCCGACCCGACAAAAACTGCTGGTCTTTACGAGAGCGGTTCTGATAGTAGGTGAGGGCCGAGTTGGCAGCGTTGAGCACAGCCGTGGGCGCGTCGTCGTCCTGCGCCGACTGATTGGTGCGGATGGCTTCGTCGAACAGTAGGCTTGCCAGTTGGCGGTACCCTTCCAATTGCCGCTTGTTCTGCGGCTTCATGGAGTTTAAATCAGGCTGAAACTGATCGCTAATGCCATCGTGAGCCAATTGTTTTGTGGACTGATGGGCCTGCCGAAGCGCATAGAGCGTCTGCATAACCTTGATACGGAGTAATCGCCTGCTTAACATGCCGCTTAAATCCTACTAAATCTACCGATAAGAAAAAGAACATTCTGAAATCATTGCAAAAATACGGCTTTCTGGGTAGCTTTCCCAATAGTAGCCAGCCGTTGCATGATATAACTCTACCTTCCTCTGTATGATTCCGGTGTTTGTGAAAAGTGGCCTTCTGGCCATTGGTACCCTCTTTTTGCTTAATTGTCGCTCCACCCAATCGGCTTACTTCCGGCCAACACCTACGCACTTCGTTACCTCCGAAGAATTACCCGATCCTCTACCTACGGCCGAAGTTGACTCGCTGCCGGTAGCCGGAACGGAGCGGGAACTGTCAGTGCAGACACGCCCGATACCGCCGGTCGGCGCTGCTCAGGTACGTCACCCAAACCCGGACGCTCAACCGATCCGCCGACGTACTTGGCTGCAACAACCCGTCATGTTTGCGGCGGCGGGCGACAGCTACACCGCCCCACGGTTACCCGATACCTTCACCACAAAACGAGCCGTACCTAAAGGGGCAATCTATGCTTTGGCTGGCAGTGCGCTGCCGTATGGGCTGTTGCTGTTCAGAAGCCTACCCAGTTGGGCGTGGCTGGCCAGTCTGGCTTTGCCGGTGGCGTCGTTGTTTCTGGCGACCGGGGCACTGGCCAAAATTCGCCGTAACCGGGGGCAGTTCCGGGGCAAAGGGTGGGCTGTTGCCGCCCTGCTGCTGGCAACCGGCTACATGGGCATGGTGCTGTATGCCGTTGTCGCCCTTACCTCGTCGGGCATCTTGTGGGAATAAGCCGTGGTGCGCTCTGAAACCGGAATCCGGTTATCCGCGTTGACCTATCATAACGCATAGTCTTTGTGGAAACAATACGCGCCCTTGCCCACCTGAACAAGTACCTGGCCCGCTATAAGTGGTATTTGATCTGGGGGACGGTTTTTACCATTATCTCGAATCTGTTCGGCATTTTCCCCGCTCAGCTGGTGCGCTACGCACTGGATCTGGTGCGTGAAACGCTCGATATCTATTATCTGTACGACGGCACGTCGCTGCAACCCGCTATCTATGAGGTGTTTGCCTTTAGTATTCTGCTGTACGGGCTGCTGATGCTCGCATTGGCACTGCTGAAGGGCTTCTTCCTGTTTCTGGTTCGCCAAACGCTGATCGTGATGTCGCGGCTGATCGAATTTGATCTGAAAAACGATATCTACGACCATTATCAGACGCTGCCACTCGCATTTTATCGCCAACACAATACCGGCGATTTGATGGCGCGCATCTCGGAAGATGTCAGCAAAGT comes from Fibrella aestuarina BUZ 2 and encodes:
- the nusB gene encoding transcription antitermination factor NusB, giving the protein MQTLYALRQAHQSTKQLAHDGISDQFQPDLNSMKPQNKRQLEGYRQLASLLFDEAIRTNQSAQDDDAPTAVLNAANSALTYYQNRSRKDQQFLSGRLLEAVKDIYSDYLRVLQLLVEYGHVSRLDRERQFPDPDETPLTYESDLSQNSIIRALAEHEPLQNELVRRGISFADDLAFLRKTYKEVLKPDETIRAYCSTKEHNPEDEQALVQYMLRQLLFKTDKIRDYLAEIDLAWTENSEVVRGMAIRTLKSAQSVTGLKLEQLTDDWEADERFLDDLYQNAVQRDAEIEELLVEHLKNWEIDRVAQLDLIILKLAVCEMLTFANIPVKVTINEYIDLAKTYSTPKSGTFVNGILDNLSAKLSASGKLRKSGRGLLDNK